From Pseudomonas hefeiensis, one genomic window encodes:
- a CDS encoding DEAD/DEAH box helicase: MTQETGGFVAFNLNPNILAAVIATGYEEPSAIQQQSIPIIMAGHDMIGQAQTGTGKTAAFALPILHRIDPAKREPQALILAPTRELALQVATAFETYSKQMPGVTVVAVYGGAPMGPQLKAIRNGAQIVVATPGRLCDHLRRDEKVLATVNHLVLDEADEMLKLGFMDDLEVIFKALPATRQTVLFSATLPQSIRAIAERHLRDPQHVKIQTKTQTVTAIEQAHLLVHADQKTSAVLSLLEVEDFDALIMFVRTKQATLDLASALEAKGYKAAALNGDIAQNQRERVIDSLKDGRLDIVVATDVAARGLDVPRITHVFNVDMPYDPESYVHRIGRTGRAGREGRALLLVTPRERRMLQVIERVTGQKVAEVRLPDAQAVLDARIKKLTNSLSPLVADAESTHGDLLDRLTADIGCTPRALAAALLRKATNGQALTLAAIEKERPLVPNNAPRGDRPERSGDRPDRGDRERRAPIPLAEGRARCRTALGARDGIAAKNLLGAILNEGGLAREAIGRIQVRDSFSLVELPEDGLEKLLTKLKDTRVAGKQLKLRRYRED; this comes from the coding sequence ATGACCCAGGAAACCGGCGGCTTCGTCGCTTTTAATCTTAATCCGAACATTCTTGCAGCCGTCATTGCGACCGGCTACGAAGAACCTTCGGCTATTCAGCAGCAATCGATCCCGATCATCATGGCCGGTCACGACATGATTGGTCAGGCGCAAACCGGTACGGGTAAAACCGCCGCGTTCGCCCTGCCGATCCTGCATCGCATCGATCCTGCTAAGCGCGAACCGCAAGCCCTGATCCTGGCGCCAACTCGTGAGTTGGCGCTGCAAGTAGCCACCGCTTTTGAAACTTACTCCAAGCAAATGCCTGGTGTAACCGTCGTGGCTGTTTACGGCGGCGCTCCGATGGGCCCGCAGTTGAAAGCCATCCGTAACGGCGCGCAAATCGTTGTCGCCACTCCGGGCCGTCTGTGCGACCACCTGCGTCGTGACGAAAAAGTACTGGCTACCGTGAACCACCTGGTTCTCGACGAAGCCGACGAAATGCTCAAGCTGGGTTTCATGGATGACCTGGAAGTCATCTTCAAGGCCCTGCCAGCGACCCGTCAGACGGTATTGTTCTCGGCCACGCTGCCGCAGTCGATCCGCGCCATTGCCGAGCGCCACCTGCGCGATCCGCAACACGTAAAGATCCAGACCAAGACCCAGACCGTCACCGCGATCGAGCAGGCTCACCTGCTGGTTCACGCCGACCAGAAGACCTCGGCCGTACTGAGCCTGCTGGAAGTCGAGGATTTCGACGCCCTGATCATGTTCGTACGTACCAAGCAAGCGACCCTGGACCTGGCCAGTGCCCTGGAAGCCAAAGGCTACAAAGCCGCTGCGCTGAACGGTGACATTGCCCAGAATCAGCGCGAGCGCGTGATCGACTCCCTCAAGGATGGCCGTCTGGACATCGTTGTGGCGACCGACGTTGCCGCCCGTGGCCTGGACGTTCCGCGCATCACCCACGTGTTTAACGTGGACATGCCGTACGATCCGGAATCCTACGTTCACCGTATCGGCCGTACCGGCCGTGCCGGTCGCGAAGGTCGTGCACTGCTGCTGGTCACCCCGCGTGAGCGCCGCATGCTGCAAGTGATTGAGCGTGTAACCGGTCAGAAGGTCGCTGAAGTTCGCCTGCCGGACGCCCAGGCAGTTCTCGATGCCCGCATCAAGAAACTCACCAATAGCCTGTCGCCACTGGTGGCTGACGCCGAATCGACCCACGGTGATCTGCTCGATCGCCTGACCGCCGACATCGGTTGCACCCCACGTGCCCTGGCCGCTGCTCTGCTGCGCAAGGCCACTAATGGCCAGGCGCTGACCCTGGCTGCGATCGAGAAGGAACGTCCACTGGTGCCGAACAACGCACCGCGTGGCGATCGTCCAGAGCGTAGCGGTGACCGACCGGACCGTGGTGATCGCGAGCGTCGCGCACCGATCCCGCTGGCCGAAGGCCGTGCGCGTTGCCGTACTGCGCTGGGTGCCCGTGACGGCATCGCGGCCAAGAACCTGCTGGGCGCCATCCTCAACGAAGGCGGCCTGGCTCGTGAGGCCATCGGTCGCATCCAGGTACGTGACAGCTTCAGCCTGGTAGAGCTGCCGGAAGATGGTCTGGAGAAGTTGCTGACCAAACTGAAGGACACTCGTGTCGCCGGCAAGCAGCTCAAACTGCGTCGCTATCGCGAAGATTGA
- a CDS encoding spermidine synthase, with protein sequence MTEERVEHLLAEVHDEFGVIRVLEVADYRFLEFGDAIEQSCVFTADPSWLEYDYTRAMLIGALCHEQPESALFLGLGAGTLTQACLKFLPLEDVEAIELRPDVPRLAIQYLGLDDDPRLYIRVGDALELLETAEPADLIFVDLYTDVGPGVGHLAWRFLENCQKRLNPGGWLVINQWATDDGKPLGAALLRGLYHRHYWELPVKEGNVILIVPADLDQELDMQALLARAEGLTPRLGYSLQSLIKAIRPAT encoded by the coding sequence ATGACAGAGGAGCGCGTCGAGCATTTGCTCGCCGAAGTGCATGACGAGTTCGGTGTTATCCGGGTTCTTGAAGTGGCGGACTACCGTTTTCTGGAGTTTGGCGATGCCATCGAACAGAGCTGCGTGTTCACGGCCGACCCGAGCTGGCTCGAATATGATTACACCCGCGCCATGTTGATTGGTGCGTTGTGCCACGAGCAGCCGGAAAGCGCGCTGTTTCTTGGGCTGGGCGCCGGGACGCTGACCCAGGCCTGCCTCAAGTTTCTGCCGCTGGAAGATGTCGAAGCCATCGAACTGCGCCCCGATGTGCCGCGCCTGGCCATCCAATACCTGGGGCTGGACGACGATCCGCGGCTGTACATCCGCGTCGGCGATGCTCTGGAGCTGCTTGAAACCGCCGAGCCTGCGGACCTGATCTTCGTCGACCTCTACACTGACGTCGGTCCCGGCGTCGGGCACCTGGCCTGGCGTTTTCTGGAGAACTGCCAGAAACGCCTCAACCCGGGTGGCTGGTTGGTGATCAACCAATGGGCCACTGACGATGGCAAGCCATTGGGCGCGGCGCTGCTGCGGGGCCTGTACCACCGGCATTACTGGGAGCTGCCAGTGAAGGAGGGCAACGTCATCCTGATCGTGCCGGCGGATCTGGATCAGGAACTGGACATGCAAGCACTGCTCGCCAGGGCCGAAGGGCTGACGCCGCGACTGGGTTATTCATTGCAGTCGTTGATCAAGGCCATTCGCCCGGCGACTTGA
- a CDS encoding class II 3-deoxy-7-phosphoheptulonate synthase — protein MSQPWSPDSWRALPIQQQPRYPDAAHLLHVEQTLASYPPLVFAGEARELRRQFAEVTQGRAFLLQGGDCAESFAEFSAAKIRDTFKVLLQMAIVMTFAAGCPVVKVGRMAGQFAKPRSANDETIDGVTLPAYRGDIVNGIAFDEKSRVPDPERLLQSYHQSTATLNLLRAFAQGGFADLHQVHKWNLDFIANSALAEKYSHLADRIDETLAFMRACGMDSLPQLRETSFFTAHEALLLNYEEAFVRRDSLTNDYYDCSAHMLWIGDRTRQLDGAHVEFLRGVNNPIGVKVGPSMNPDDLIRLIDVLNPDNDPGRLNLIARMGANKVGDHLPQLLRAVQREGKQVLWSSDPMHGNTIKASSGYKTRDFAQILGEVKQFFQVHEAEGTYAGGIHIEMTGQNVTECIGGARPITEDGLSDRYHTHCDPRMNADQSLELAFLIAETLKQVRR, from the coding sequence ATGAGCCAACCCTGGAGCCCTGACAGCTGGCGCGCCCTGCCGATCCAGCAGCAACCCCGATACCCCGACGCGGCGCATTTGCTGCACGTCGAGCAGACCTTGGCCAGTTATCCGCCGCTAGTGTTTGCCGGTGAAGCCCGGGAGTTGCGCCGTCAGTTCGCCGAAGTCACCCAGGGGCGGGCCTTCCTGCTGCAAGGCGGCGACTGCGCCGAAAGTTTCGCCGAGTTCTCGGCGGCGAAGATCCGCGACACCTTCAAGGTCTTGCTGCAAATGGCCATCGTCATGACCTTTGCCGCCGGTTGCCCGGTGGTCAAGGTCGGTCGCATGGCCGGGCAGTTCGCCAAACCGCGCTCGGCCAACGATGAAACCATCGACGGCGTGACCCTGCCAGCCTACCGGGGCGACATCGTCAACGGCATCGCCTTCGACGAGAAAAGCCGCGTACCGGACCCGGAGCGGCTGCTGCAGTCCTACCACCAGTCCACGGCCACCTTGAACCTGCTGCGGGCCTTCGCCCAGGGCGGATTCGCCGACTTGCATCAGGTACACAAGTGGAACCTGGACTTCATCGCCAACTCGGCCCTGGCTGAGAAGTACAGCCACCTGGCCGACCGTATCGACGAAACCCTGGCCTTCATGCGCGCCTGCGGCATGGACAGCTTGCCGCAATTGCGCGAAACCAGTTTTTTCACCGCCCACGAAGCGCTGTTGCTCAATTACGAAGAAGCGTTCGTGCGCCGCGACAGCCTGACCAACGACTACTACGACTGCTCGGCTCACATGCTGTGGATCGGCGACCGCACCCGTCAGCTGGACGGCGCCCATGTCGAATTCCTGCGCGGGGTAAACAACCCGATCGGCGTCAAAGTCGGCCCGAGCATGAATCCTGATGATCTGATCCGCCTGATCGACGTACTCAACCCGGACAATGATCCGGGCCGGTTGAACCTGATCGCGCGAATGGGCGCCAACAAAGTCGGCGATCACCTGCCACAGCTATTGCGCGCCGTACAGCGAGAAGGCAAGCAGGTGCTGTGGAGTTCAGACCCGATGCACGGCAACACCATCAAGGCCAGCAGCGGTTACAAGACCCGGGATTTCGCGCAAATCCTCGGCGAAGTGAAGCAATTCTTCCAGGTTCACGAAGCCGAAGGCACTTATGCCGGCGGCATTCACATCGAAATGACCGGCCAGAACGTCACCGAGTGCATTGGCGGTGCGCGGCCGATCACCGAGGATGGACTGTCGGACCGTTACCACACTCATTGCGATCCGCGGATGAATGCCGATCAGTCGCTGGAACTGGCGTTTTTGATTGCCGAGACGTTGAAGCAGGTGAGGCGCTGA
- a CDS encoding winged helix-turn-helix domain-containing protein codes for MPATLSFTLKQARRLALAAQGFDGRPTSASVQPARLNRLIERLGVLQIDSVNALVRSHYLPLFSRLGHYTPDLLDQAAWSQGRRRTLFEYWGHEASLLPMAMYPLMRWRMERASRGEGIYRQLAQFGQERQDVIRRVLASVREQGAVGAGSLSTRQEKAGPWWDWSAEKHALEWLFAAGEVTVAGRRGFERLYDLPERVLPTSVLQQPLPDEPQAQRALLLHAAQALGVGTEKDLRDYFRLDPADSRGRLAELEEAGELVRCQVQGWKQPAWCPPTVKIPRKVAVSALLSPFDSLVWERSRTERLFDFRYRLEIYTPAHKRVYGYYVLPFLHNERIAARVDLRAERALGRLAVHAVHEEEPGLDEEGLQALALNLRRLADWLGLARVQLNCARAGGVRLAGALAEVGGD; via the coding sequence ATGCCCGCGACTCTGTCCTTTACCCTCAAACAGGCCCGGCGTCTGGCGCTGGCCGCCCAAGGATTCGACGGGCGGCCAACGTCAGCTTCGGTGCAACCGGCGCGCCTTAACCGCCTGATTGAACGCCTCGGCGTCCTGCAGATTGATTCAGTCAATGCATTGGTGCGTTCGCACTACCTTCCGCTGTTTTCCCGTCTCGGTCACTACACCCCTGATTTGCTCGATCAGGCAGCCTGGAGCCAGGGCCGACGTCGTACGCTGTTCGAATACTGGGGCCATGAAGCCTCGCTGCTGCCGATGGCGATGTATCCGCTGATGCGCTGGCGCATGGAGCGTGCGTCCCGTGGTGAGGGCATTTATCGACAGTTGGCGCAGTTCGGTCAGGAGCGCCAGGATGTCATTCGTCGGGTGCTGGCTTCGGTCCGTGAGCAAGGCGCCGTGGGTGCGGGCAGCTTGTCCACGCGCCAGGAAAAGGCCGGCCCCTGGTGGGACTGGAGCGCCGAGAAACATGCGCTGGAGTGGCTGTTCGCGGCGGGTGAAGTGACGGTGGCGGGGCGGCGGGGCTTCGAGCGGCTTTACGATTTGCCGGAGCGAGTGCTCCCGACCTCGGTCCTGCAACAACCGCTGCCGGACGAGCCTCAGGCCCAGCGCGCCTTGCTGCTGCATGCCGCCCAAGCCTTGGGCGTGGGCACCGAGAAAGATTTGCGCGACTATTTTCGACTCGATCCGGCCGATAGCCGTGGGCGACTGGCCGAGTTGGAAGAGGCCGGTGAGCTGGTGCGCTGCCAGGTGCAAGGCTGGAAGCAACCGGCGTGGTGCCCACCCACCGTGAAAATCCCGCGCAAGGTGGCAGTCAGTGCGTTGTTGTCGCCGTTCGATTCCTTGGTCTGGGAGCGTAGCCGTACCGAGCGGCTGTTCGACTTCCGTTATCGACTGGAGATTTATACCCCGGCTCACAAACGGGTGTATGGCTATTACGTGTTGCCATTCCTGCACAACGAACGTATTGCGGCGCGGGTCGACCTGCGGGCGGAGCGGGCTTTGGGTCGATTGGCGGTGCATGCCGTGCATGAGGAGGAGCCGGGGCTGGACGAGGAGGGGCTGCAGGCCCTGGCGTTGAATCTGCGACGCTTGGCTGACTGGCTGGGGTTGGCGCGGGTCCAGCTCAATTGCGCTCGGGCGGGCGGGGTTCGGTTGGCGGGGGCGCTGGCTGAGGTGGGGGGTGACTGA
- a CDS encoding DUF1127 domain-containing protein: MKGQKGYLLIEKLSSHGFSISALLHKFSRWYELHHERELLAGMSDEALKDIGVSRADVEKEVVRPFWDDPMHK, encoded by the coding sequence ATGAAAGGTCAAAAAGGTTATCTACTGATAGAAAAACTCTCATCCCACGGCTTTTCGATCAGCGCTCTGCTGCACAAGTTTAGCCGCTGGTACGAATTGCACCACGAACGTGAACTGCTTGCCGGAATGAGCGATGAGGCGCTCAAGGACATCGGCGTCAGCCGTGCCGACGTCGAAAAAGAAGTGGTTCGGCCATTCTGGGATGACCCGATGCACAAATGA
- a CDS encoding LysR substrate-binding domain-containing protein, with amino-acid sequence MSSYPSIDTEVLRTFVAIADQGGFTRAGELVNRTQSAVSMQMKRLEEDVLQRRLFERDGRQVKLTAEGQVLLGYARRILKLHSEVFNTLREPHMVGTVRIGTPDDYVMRFLPGILQRFAQFYPLIEIEVHCESSKQLLLRQDLDLSIVTRKPGDEIGQLLRKERFVWAEAACFSVHEQTPLPLAMFNSDCFCRQWACNALDAMGRDYRVAYNSSSLSALMAVVGAGLAITAQLESLLTPDMRVLGEAENLPELPEASIMLIRNLHHPSPITECLAEHIVEGFKL; translated from the coding sequence TTGTCGAGTTACCCGAGCATCGATACGGAAGTGCTGCGTACCTTTGTCGCCATCGCTGACCAAGGCGGTTTCACTCGTGCCGGGGAGCTGGTCAATCGCACCCAGTCCGCCGTCAGCATGCAGATGAAGCGGCTGGAAGAAGATGTATTGCAGCGCCGGCTGTTCGAGCGTGACGGACGCCAGGTCAAGCTCACCGCCGAAGGCCAGGTGTTGCTCGGCTACGCCCGGCGGATCCTCAAGCTGCACAGCGAAGTGTTCAATACCCTGCGTGAACCGCACATGGTCGGCACGGTGCGCATTGGCACCCCGGACGATTATGTGATGCGTTTTTTGCCGGGGATCCTGCAGCGCTTCGCCCAGTTCTATCCCTTGATCGAAATTGAAGTGCACTGCGAGTCGTCCAAGCAGTTGCTGCTGCGCCAGGATCTGGACCTGTCCATCGTCACCCGCAAACCGGGGGACGAAATCGGCCAGTTATTGCGCAAGGAGCGCTTTGTCTGGGCCGAAGCGGCGTGCTTCAGCGTGCATGAGCAAACACCGTTGCCGCTGGCGATGTTCAACAGTGATTGCTTCTGCCGGCAATGGGCCTGCAATGCACTGGATGCCATGGGCCGCGATTATCGCGTGGCGTACAACAGCTCCAGCCTGTCGGCGCTCATGGCGGTGGTCGGCGCGGGCCTGGCGATCACCGCACAACTGGAAAGCCTGCTGACCCCGGACATGCGCGTGCTGGGCGAGGCGGAAAACCTGCCGGAGTTGCCCGAGGCGAGCATCATGCTGATCCGCAACCTTCATCATCCGTCGCCGATCACCGAGTGCCTGGCCGAGCACATCGTCGAAGGTTTCAAACT